Proteins encoded by one window of Arachis ipaensis cultivar K30076 chromosome B04, Araip1.1, whole genome shotgun sequence:
- the LOC107636443 gene encoding uncharacterized protein LOC107636443 has protein sequence MDSSLLPPDINTKPETKMHHSTAREALNRNSPSSHHHRRCAAFFPNRRCAAFFPNRRCAAFFPNRRCAAFFPNRRCLFLPGVTEPLLSMASVLLPSPRLHCFSTASLISPVLLLLRCFYLATSASVSWLIVDCALLLLLRCCWFAALAVCGLSFVKQKALLDSESDESEVHEGFVDDIHGLLNETFRHVLEGDKDADGPNEDAKKFYNLLKEVKQELYPGCKKFSILSFVIRLYLLKTLNGWSNTSFTALLELLKEVIPHLNIPDSFNKIKAMVKDLGLGYNKIHACPNDCVLFRDTYEDDEFCPICEASRYIENVEVDIEVDKLKKKPVPVKVLRHFPLIPRLKKLFLCSKTAESLRWHDEHRSKDGKLRHPADGQSWKDFDRLHPDFAKESRNIRLGLASDGFNPFRTMSISHSTWPVVLVAYILPPWCCMKPEYVMMSLLIPGPCSPRKSVDVYLQPLIEELKVLWEVGVETYDASKNQTFQLHAALLWTISDFPAYAMLSGWNTKGKLACPCCNYDTSSCYLKHSRKMCYMDNRKFLAMDHPYRMDKRSFNGDVELRSSPALLDGEQIFEDLKDFENQNTLRHCLDVMHIEKNICDNIIGTLLDIPGKSKDHANARYDLKDMGIRKKLQPKEIDGGKKEKIAKACFNLTNQEKTIFCNILKSVKLPSGSASNISRCVHVAEKKISGYKSHDTHFMLHYLLQVAIKCTMQNQVAGPLIYLGSFFRSLCQKVVENDTIEHLEVDIKEILCQLERIFPPSFFDIMVHLPIHLVNELRLGGPVQFRWMYPIERYLCRLKSYVRNKSRLEGSIAEGYLAEECLTFCSRYLSRDVDTRLSRRTQNYDNCSKADVCHDSYFACLGRPIGGKRKGQPFSLDTNSKIQAHREYEEHVNNQTKGRKWKKAKTLIHDFSEWFKERASHEDVPKQLKDLSRGPNTVAKRFSSYVINGYKFQTREHDASHTTQNSGVTLVCKTPSFASAKDNNPMTKAVTYFGAINDIIELDYYACFKFVLFNCDWFEVEEENFGLTSVHFNKRCSRDDPFVLASQVHQCFYIQDPFNEDKHYVMDTVPRDLFNMYDGYDVEAEESNQKDPFDQANNLFVPKDNCEVQWTREDMPNTIIEKPSLILQQAEYDDDSDL, from the exons GAAGCCCTAAATCGCAACTCACCATCCTCGCACCATCATCGTCGCTGCGCTGCGTTCTTCCCAAATCGTCGCTGCGCTGCGTTCTTCCCGAATCGTCGCTGCGCTGCGTTCTTCCCGAATCGTCGCTGCGCTGCGTTCTTCCCGAATCGTCGCTGCCTCTTTCTTCCCGGCGTCACTGAGCCTCTCCTCTCCATGGCGTCGGTGCTTCTCCCCTCTCCGAGGCTTCACTGCTTCTCCACGGCGTCCTTGATCTCCCCTGTTCTGCTTCTGCTTCGCTGCTTCTACCTTGCTACTTCTGCTTCAGTGTCTTGGCTGATTGTGGATTGTGCTTTGCTGCTGTTGCTTCGCTGCTGCTGGTTTGCTGCATTGGCCGTTTGTGGGTTGTCATTTGTG aagcaaaaagctctTTTGGATAGTGAATCCGATGAGAGTGAAGTCCATGAAGGATTTGTCGACGACATTCATGGGCTGCTAAACGAGACGTTTCGGCATGTGCTTGAAGGAGATAAAGATGCTGATGGGCCAAACGAAGATGCAAAAAAGTTTTATAACTTGCTTAAAGAAGTAAAACAAGAGTTATATCCTGGCTGTAAAAAATTTTCGATATTATCATTCGTTATCCGATTGTATTTGTTGAAGACTCTTAATGGTTGGAGCAACACATCCTTTACTGCTCTACTTGAATTACTGAAAGAAGTGATTCCTCATTTGAATATTCCTGATTCTTTCAATAAAATCAAGGCCATGGTAAAAGATTTAGGACTTGGTTATAATAAAATTCATGCTTGTCCCAACGATTGTGTTCTGTTCCGGGATACATATGAAGATGATGAATTTTGTCCAATTTGTGAAGCTTCCAGGTACATAGAAAATGTTGAGGTAGATATAGAAGTTGATAAGTTGAAGAAAAAACCTGTGCCTGTGAAGGTTTTGAGGCATTTTCCCTTGATTCCAAGGCTTAAGAAGCTATTCCTGTGTTCCAAAACAGCTGAATCATTAAGGTGGCACGATGAACATCGTTCAAAGGATGGAAAGTTAAGACACCCAGCTGATGGCCAATCATGGAAAGACTTTGACAGGCTTCATCCCGATTTTGCTAAAGAATCTCGTAACATAAGATTAGGGCTAGCTAGCGATGGATTTAATCCATTTAGAACCATGAGCATCTCCCATAGTACATGGCCGGTAGTTTTGGTTGCATACATTCTTCCTCCATGGTGTTGCATGAAACCAGAGTATGTCATGATGTCCTTGCTCATCCCTGGACCATGTTCGCCTAGAAAAAGCGTTGATGTGTATCTTCAGCCATTAATTGAAGAGTTGAAGGTTTTATGGGAAGTTGGAGTGGAAACATATGATGCTTCAAAGAATCAAACTTTTCAACTACATGCAGCACTTTTATGGACCATAAGTGACTTTCCAGCTTATGCTATGTTATCCGGTTGGAACACAAAGGGAAAGTTAGCATGTCCTTGCTGTAATTATGACACCTCATCTTGTTATTTAAAACATAGCCGGAAGATGTGCTACATGGATAACCGTAAATTTTTGGCTATGGATCATCCATATAGGATGGACAAAAGATCTTTCAATGGTGATGTTGAATTGAGGTCTTCACCAGCTTTATTAGATGGGGAACAAATTTTTGAAGatttgaaagattttgaaaat CAAAATACATTGCGCCATTGTCTTGATGTTATGCACATCGAGAAAAACATATGTGATAACATAATTGGAACTTTATTAGACATTCCAGGAAAGTCCAAAGATCATGCAAATGCTCGTTACGATCTCAAAGATATGGGCATAAGAAAAAAACTTCAACCAAAGGAGATAGATGGTggcaagaaagaaaaaattgCTAAGGCTTGTTTTAACCTTACTAATCAAGAAAAAACCATTTTTTGTAATATTTTAAAGTCAGTAAAATTGCCATCTGGTAGTGCCTCAAATATTTCTCGGTGTGTTCATGTTGCTGAGAAAAAGATATCAGGCTACAAAAGTCATGATACTCATTTTATGTTGCATTATTTGTTGCAAGTAGCTATAAAATGCACAATGCAGAATCAAGTAGCTGGCCCTTTAATTTATCTAGGTTCATTCTTTCGTTCCTTGTGCCAAAAAGTTGTTGAAAATGATACAATAGAGCATTTGGAAGTAGATATTAAAGAGATTCTGTGCCAATTGGAAAGAATATTTCCTCCTAGTTTCTTTGATATAATGGTCCATTTGCCTATTCATCTGGTAAACGAGTTGAGGTTGGGTGGCCCAGTTCAATTTAGGTGGATGTACCCCATTGAGAGATATCTGTGTAGGTTAAAGTCCTACGTACGCAATAAGAGCCGCCTCGAAGGTTCAATTGCTGAAGGATATTTAGCCGAGGAATGCTTGACATTTTGCTCAAGGTATTTAAGTCGTGATGTGGATACAAGGCTGAGTAGGAGGACACAAAATTATGATAATTGCAGTAAGGCTGACGTATGTCATGATAGCTACTTTGCATGCTTGGGGCGACCAATTGGTGGAAAGAGGAAAGGGCAACCTTTTTCTCTCGATACCAACTCAAAAATACAAGCTCATCG AGAGTATGAGGAACATGTCAACAATCAAACTAAAGGTAGAAAATGGAAGAAGGCAAAAACTCTAATCCATGATTTTAGTGAATGGTTCAAAGAGCGTGCTTCTCATGAAGATGTTCCGAAACAACTTAAAGATTTGTCTAGAGGCCCAAACACAGTTGCAAAACGATTTTCTAGTTATGTAATTAATGGCTACAAATTTCAAACTAGAGAACATGATGCAAGCCACACAACTCAAAACAGTGGTGTGACTTTGGTGTGCAAAACACCAAGCTTTGCTAGTGCCAAGGACAACAACCCAATGACAAAAGCCGTAACTTATTTTGGTGCAATAAATGACATAATTGAGTTAGACTATTATGCATGTTTCAAATTTGTTCTTTTCAATTGTGATTGGTTTGAAGTTGAGGAAGAGAATTTTGGTCTAACTTCAGTTCACTTTAATAAAAGATGTTCTCGGGATGATCCTTTTGTATTAGCTTCACAAGTCCACCAATGCTTTTATATTCAAGACCCTTTTAACGAAGACAAGCATTATGTCATGGACACAGTGCCAAGGGATTTATTCAATATGTATGATGGGTATGATGTTGAAGCCGAAGAGTCTAATCAGAAGGACCCCTTTGATCAAGCGAATAATTTGTTTGTCCCAAAGGATAATTGTGAAGTTCAATGGACTAGAGAAGACATGCCAAATACAATCATTGAGAAACCTTCACTTATTCTACAACAAGCTGAATATGATGATGATTCTGATCTTTAA